From Solwaraspora sp. WMMD1047, the proteins below share one genomic window:
- a CDS encoding HEAT repeat domain-containing protein, translating into MTKVYVSATFRDLQEGRAAVQLALRRLRVEDTAIESYVAEDRRPLERCLADVRECDVYIGIFAWRYGFVPPGFDRSITELEYREALAGGKQCLIFLLSEDAPWPRNFVDRGADADRIEALRAELADRHMCSTFSDAADLAALVTAAVASCLADTGWPGQGLHALSPDSLKQYYTRLRQQYGVLDLDALAPAQNEEYLQVRLTSAFVEQSVREDPPPIELPRELLRRMRADGHLGTDDVPDQVDADELFHLTESYQARPVQRLFDVLGAPERRAIVLLGDPGAGKSTAARYIALALAGGHTDERLAVLADHLPLLIELRSYVTLSAEGRCQSFLDYLDYRAGSDGLGVERAALLRHLSRSGRAVVIFDGLDEVFDRRRREEVAGQIAGFTAMYPQVRVIVTSRIIGYSRRILTEVGFTHYTLQDLDEAQTAEFLSSWYRLAIYDRPQDAALRRARLLDAMRHSHAIRELAGNPLLLTILAIIGKHQPLPQERWKLYDHAATVLVEQWDVNRHLREQNTSLEFLDTEDKKELLRRLAYRMQSAERGLTVNYIAGEELSEVFEQYLTERYQQDPATARSIAHSMINQFRERNFILSRYGPHLYGFVHRTFLEFFCADAILAKFEHDQVISLDEITELFRRHWADLSWREVLRLLAGALHERHTARLIRLLTHEVNQPWPPEGFAPSPWNLALAVQCLAEVRNPYADVAEPAESLLRQLILLLEHCVSIDDRETAALIEEEILPSAKAIGPAWPGRQVYLSWYRRRGVRVVWSPVSAHAARLAAMLSAPSERIDDLFDEVLGELNDSPASYASVAGLAEVAQLATTVVDSPAHQAAASRARTRLVKRARADGHAGVRLAAVRALGEQFGTDPQALELLVELARADPYSSVRLAALQALRERLLDEPEVRALLTELVHTDRHPRVRRVAVQALGDRYGGDDELRAVLLECLGTDQDPEVMRAATHALVERFGATRQVRDLLIDRARHDTDGLVRRTAVRVLGERLGTDAQVRTLLIDRIQVDGNPGVLRAAARSLVERFGPDGKLRDLLIERTRTDPDEVVRRAALRMLTDHFDRDIALVDMLAVAARGDKDADVRLLSAEALADQIGVEPEVGAVLGELARADADARVRLVAAQALVNRVGTDPAVCDVLAGLARDDADQAVRLAAVQALATSIGSNPTVPLVMADRARLDSDPAVRLAALQAVTAAGGPADLDDLLGELARHDPDERVFAHAATTLLGRTGSTEVSYQLLADRLRHDGNARVRLAAVRLLVKHFGVDTPVRELLLERVRADPDPDLVREAAVKLAAHLDTDVEQCEALVGRAAGDDATVRCVAVAILGEWFGADRHVRELLIERAGHDPDVQVRREVLRVLGDRLAAHPEVRALFVERLRDQDWSVRAATVRVLGTQFGADRQTRTLLAELASSDTDPNLREVAGQALTWLPGADPDHLPDVNPSNTLQPATPPPLTSDHAESSVGGVTSGGSTPKATFNPADRPIHSADAPECASTPIEEKPGKGNPELGGPPSHPDIPDTGSDPSTNTADVTIAGPVIHQLGDVFKLNGVPTYTFVEPPKFSTFRLALRQPGLGIVLEGPSGIGKSTFLQQAARQESYEGRKIPILSARRVADLERIKALPVTGHHGIIAVDDFHRLPPALRELIADYLKLLADEESTEDRLIISGIPGTGQRLVELASDIATRILVFKLPPVPGKLVLTMIRKGEEALNVAFEASEQIVETARGSLHTAQMICWHLAEQNNIPQTQLQQKSVGGGIDEALASVEEVLSRKYDAVVRAFASLDGDSRQACIELLLMLAETPDGILSLHDVFDKRPDLEAVVDLHISERFPEGFGKYETMEDHLCFDPRSRQLVVDDPQFLFYLKRQHRDSLAKMVGKRINERRSQVFISYSHRDSEWLGRLKVHLAPLQRRGRVDVWTDTRITPGAQWRAEIVAAMARARAAILLVTADFLGSAFIDEVELPTLLAAARSDGCQILPLIVKPSLFSSMPQLSEFQAFNQASMPLSGQNDHSQEEILSEVARFVSSLFDD; encoded by the coding sequence GTGACCAAAGTCTACGTTTCGGCTACCTTCCGGGACCTTCAGGAGGGTCGGGCCGCGGTTCAGCTCGCCCTGCGCCGGCTGCGGGTCGAGGACACGGCAATCGAGTCCTATGTGGCAGAGGATCGAAGGCCGCTGGAGCGCTGCCTGGCCGACGTCCGAGAATGCGACGTCTACATCGGCATTTTTGCCTGGCGGTACGGCTTCGTCCCGCCGGGATTCGACCGGTCCATCACCGAGCTGGAGTACCGGGAGGCGCTGGCCGGCGGAAAACAGTGCCTGATCTTCCTGCTCAGCGAGGACGCGCCCTGGCCGCGCAACTTCGTCGACCGGGGTGCCGACGCCGACCGGATCGAGGCCCTGCGGGCGGAGCTGGCCGACCGGCACATGTGCAGCACCTTCTCCGACGCGGCGGACCTGGCCGCGCTGGTGACGGCGGCGGTGGCCAGCTGTCTGGCCGACACCGGCTGGCCCGGCCAGGGGCTGCACGCGCTCAGCCCGGACAGCCTCAAGCAGTACTACACCCGGTTGCGCCAGCAGTACGGCGTACTTGACCTGGACGCGCTGGCCCCGGCCCAGAACGAGGAGTACCTGCAGGTCAGGTTGACCTCGGCATTCGTCGAGCAGTCGGTGCGGGAGGATCCGCCCCCGATTGAACTGCCCCGCGAGCTGCTGCGGCGGATGCGGGCCGACGGGCACCTCGGCACCGACGACGTGCCGGACCAGGTGGACGCCGACGAACTGTTCCACCTGACCGAGTCGTACCAGGCCCGGCCGGTGCAGCGGCTCTTCGACGTGTTGGGGGCGCCGGAGCGGCGGGCGATCGTGCTGCTCGGCGACCCGGGCGCCGGCAAGTCGACCGCCGCCCGGTACATCGCGCTGGCGCTGGCCGGCGGGCACACCGACGAGCGGTTGGCGGTGCTCGCCGACCACCTGCCGCTGTTGATCGAGCTGCGGTCGTACGTGACGCTGTCGGCCGAGGGCCGGTGCCAGAGCTTCCTGGACTACCTGGACTACCGGGCCGGCTCGGATGGACTGGGGGTGGAGCGCGCGGCGCTGCTGCGGCACCTGAGCCGCAGCGGCCGGGCGGTGGTGATCTTCGACGGGCTGGACGAGGTGTTCGACCGGCGACGCCGGGAGGAGGTGGCCGGTCAGATCGCCGGCTTCACGGCGATGTATCCGCAGGTGCGGGTGATCGTCACCTCGCGGATCATCGGCTACTCCCGGCGGATTCTCACCGAGGTCGGGTTCACCCACTACACCCTGCAGGACCTCGACGAGGCGCAGACCGCCGAGTTCCTGTCGAGCTGGTACCGGCTGGCCATTTACGACCGGCCCCAGGATGCCGCGTTGCGGCGGGCCCGGCTGCTGGACGCGATGCGGCACTCGCACGCCATCCGCGAACTGGCCGGCAACCCGCTGCTGCTGACCATCCTGGCCATCATCGGCAAGCACCAACCACTGCCGCAGGAACGCTGGAAGCTCTACGACCACGCGGCCACCGTGCTGGTCGAGCAGTGGGACGTGAACCGGCACCTGCGCGAACAGAACACCAGCCTGGAGTTCCTCGACACCGAGGACAAGAAGGAGCTGCTGCGCCGGCTGGCCTACCGGATGCAGTCCGCCGAGCGCGGGTTGACCGTGAACTACATCGCCGGCGAGGAGCTGAGCGAGGTCTTCGAGCAGTACCTGACCGAGCGCTACCAGCAGGATCCGGCAACGGCCCGGTCGATCGCCCACTCGATGATCAACCAGTTCCGAGAGCGGAACTTCATCCTCAGCCGGTACGGCCCCCACCTGTACGGCTTCGTGCACCGCACGTTCCTGGAGTTCTTCTGCGCCGACGCGATCCTGGCCAAGTTCGAGCACGACCAGGTGATCAGCCTGGACGAGATCACCGAACTGTTCCGCCGGCACTGGGCCGACCTGTCCTGGCGGGAAGTGCTCCGGCTGCTCGCCGGCGCGCTGCACGAACGGCACACCGCCCGCCTGATCCGGCTGCTCACCCACGAGGTGAACCAGCCCTGGCCGCCGGAGGGTTTCGCACCGTCACCGTGGAACCTGGCGTTGGCGGTGCAGTGCCTGGCCGAGGTGCGCAATCCGTACGCCGACGTCGCCGAGCCCGCCGAGTCGCTGCTGCGGCAACTCATCCTGCTGCTGGAGCACTGCGTGTCGATCGACGACCGGGAGACCGCAGCGCTGATCGAGGAGGAGATTCTCCCCTCGGCGAAGGCGATCGGCCCGGCCTGGCCCGGCCGGCAGGTCTACCTGTCCTGGTACCGACGGCGGGGGGTACGGGTGGTCTGGTCGCCGGTGTCCGCGCACGCCGCCCGGCTCGCGGCGATGCTCTCCGCCCCCTCGGAGCGGATCGACGACCTCTTCGACGAGGTCCTCGGCGAACTCAACGACAGCCCCGCCTCGTACGCGTCGGTCGCCGGCCTGGCCGAGGTCGCACAGCTGGCCACCACCGTCGTGGACAGTCCGGCGCACCAGGCGGCCGCCTCGCGAGCCCGGACCCGGCTGGTCAAGCGGGCCCGCGCCGACGGCCACGCCGGCGTCCGGCTGGCCGCCGTACGCGCCCTCGGCGAGCAGTTCGGCACCGACCCGCAGGCCCTGGAACTGCTCGTCGAACTGGCCCGCGCTGACCCCTACTCGAGCGTCCGGCTTGCCGCCCTGCAGGCACTCCGGGAACGCTTACTCGATGAACCGGAGGTCCGCGCCCTGCTGACCGAGCTGGTGCATACCGACCGGCACCCGAGGGTACGCCGGGTCGCGGTGCAGGCGCTCGGCGACCGGTACGGCGGCGACGACGAGCTGCGGGCCGTGCTGCTCGAATGCCTCGGCACCGATCAGGACCCGGAAGTGATGCGGGCCGCCACCCACGCCCTGGTCGAGCGGTTCGGCGCCACCCGTCAGGTCCGCGACCTGCTGATCGACCGCGCCCGCCACGACACCGACGGGCTGGTCCGGCGCACCGCCGTGCGGGTGCTCGGCGAACGACTCGGCACCGACGCGCAGGTGCGCACCCTGCTGATCGACCGGATCCAGGTCGACGGCAACCCCGGAGTGCTGCGGGCCGCGGCCCGCAGCCTGGTGGAACGGTTCGGCCCCGACGGCAAGCTCCGCGACCTGCTGATCGAGCGGACCAGGACCGACCCGGACGAGGTGGTCCGGCGGGCCGCGCTGCGAATGTTGACCGACCACTTCGACCGGGACATCGCGCTCGTCGACATGCTGGCCGTCGCCGCCCGCGGCGACAAGGACGCCGACGTTCGGCTGCTTTCCGCCGAGGCCCTGGCCGACCAGATCGGGGTCGAGCCGGAGGTTGGCGCCGTCCTCGGCGAACTCGCCCGCGCCGACGCCGACGCCCGGGTCCGGCTGGTCGCCGCCCAGGCGCTCGTGAACCGGGTCGGAACGGACCCGGCGGTCTGCGACGTGCTCGCCGGGCTGGCCCGCGACGACGCCGACCAGGCGGTCCGGCTCGCCGCCGTCCAGGCACTGGCCACGAGCATCGGCAGCAACCCGACCGTCCCGCTGGTGATGGCGGACCGGGCCCGACTCGACAGCGACCCGGCCGTCCGGCTCGCCGCCCTGCAGGCCGTCACCGCGGCCGGCGGACCCGCCGATCTCGACGACCTGCTCGGCGAGCTGGCGCGGCACGACCCCGACGAACGGGTCTTCGCACACGCGGCCACCACCCTGCTGGGCCGGACCGGCTCCACCGAGGTCAGTTACCAGCTGCTCGCCGACCGGCTCCGCCACGACGGCAACGCCCGGGTCCGGCTGGCCGCGGTCCGGCTGCTGGTCAAGCACTTCGGTGTCGACACCCCGGTCCGGGAACTGCTACTCGAACGGGTCCGCGCCGATCCCGACCCCGACCTGGTCCGAGAGGCCGCCGTCAAGCTCGCCGCCCATCTGGACACCGACGTCGAGCAGTGCGAGGCACTTGTCGGCCGGGCGGCCGGCGACGACGCCACCGTCCGCTGCGTTGCGGTCGCCATCCTCGGCGAGTGGTTCGGCGCCGACCGGCACGTCCGCGAACTGCTCATCGAACGCGCCGGTCACGACCCAGACGTGCAGGTCCGCCGGGAGGTGCTACGGGTGCTCGGCGACCGACTGGCCGCGCACCCCGAGGTCCGGGCCCTCTTCGTCGAGCGGCTGCGGGACCAGGACTGGTCGGTCCGGGCGGCCACGGTCCGGGTCCTGGGCACCCAGTTCGGCGCCGACCGGCAGACCCGGACGCTCCTGGCCGAGCTGGCCAGCAGCGACACCGACCCCAACCTTCGCGAGGTTGCCGGCCAGGCACTGACCTGGCTACCGGGCGCCGACCCCGACCACCTGCCAGACGTCAATCCTTCCAACACGCTCCAACCTGCGACACCTCCACCGTTGACCTCCGATCACGCGGAAAGCTCGGTCGGCGGAGTGACGTCCGGAGGATCTACGCCGAAAGCAACGTTCAACCCAGCGGATAGGCCGATTCACTCAGCAGATGCGCCCGAATGCGCGTCGACGCCCATTGAAGAAAAGCCAGGGAAGGGAAATCCCGAATTGGGCGGCCCTCCATCTCATCCGGACATCCCAGACACAGGGTCTGATCCGTCGACGAATACAGCGGATGTCACGATTGCGGGTCCCGTAATCCACCAGCTTGGAGATGTCTTCAAGCTGAACGGTGTACCTACTTACACATTCGTCGAACCACCAAAGTTCTCGACATTTCGGCTGGCGCTCCGGCAACCAGGTCTCGGGATAGTCCTTGAGGGTCCGTCTGGGATCGGCAAGAGTACGTTCCTTCAGCAAGCGGCCCGACAAGAGAGCTACGAAGGACGGAAGATACCGATCCTTTCAGCTCGACGGGTCGCCGACCTGGAACGGATCAAAGCGCTTCCTGTGACGGGACACCATGGGATCATTGCAGTTGATGACTTCCACAGGTTGCCCCCCGCGCTGCGGGAGTTGATTGCTGACTACTTGAAGCTCCTTGCGGATGAGGAGTCGACCGAAGACCGATTGATCATTTCCGGCATACCCGGCACGGGACAGCGCCTGGTAGAACTTGCTTCAGACATTGCCACCAGGATTCTGGTATTCAAACTGCCTCCGGTTCCCGGAAAGCTAGTGTTGACCATGATTCGCAAAGGCGAGGAGGCACTCAATGTCGCCTTTGAAGCCTCTGAACAGATCGTCGAGACCGCCCGCGGCAGTCTCCACACCGCCCAAATGATCTGCTGGCACCTGGCGGAGCAGAATAACATCCCACAGACTCAGCTACAGCAGAAGTCCGTCGGGGGCGGAATCGACGAAGCTCTTGCCAGTGTCGAAGAAGTGCTTTCCAGGAAGTACGATGCCGTCGTTCGAGCCTTCGCTTCGCTCGATGGCGACAGCAGGCAGGCTTGTATCGAGCTTCTGCTCATGTTGGCTGAGACTCCGGACGGGATCCTGTCGTTGCACGATGTGTTCGATAAGCGCCCCGACCTCGAGGCTGTCGTTGACCTGCACATATCAGAGCGGTTCCCTGAGGGCTTTGGAAAGTACGAGACGATGGAAGACCACCTTTGTTTCGACCCTCGGTCAAGGCAGCTGGTGGTAGATGATCCCCAATTCCTCTTCTACCTCAAGCGACAGCATCGAGACAGTCTGGCAAAGATGGTAGGAAAGAGGATCAATGAACGGCGGAGTCAAGTATTTATAAGCTATAGTCATCGCGACTCAGAATGGCTGGGTAGACTCAAGGTGCACCTGGCTCCTCTTCAGCGTCGCGGAAGAGTCGACGTTTGGACCGACACCCGGATCACCCCGGGCGCGCAATGGAGGGCGGAGATCGTAGCCGCAATGGCGAGAGCAAGGGCCGCCATCCTCCTCGTAACGGCAGACTTCCTCGGGTCTGCCTTCATCGACGAAGTCGAGCTTCCCACACTGCTTGCCGCCGCGCGATCGGATGGCTGTCAGATTCTGCCACTCATCGTCAAACCAAGTCTCTTCAGTAGCATGCCACAACTCTCCGAGTTTCAAGCCTTCAACCAAGCGTCCATGCCGTTGAGCGGCCAGAACGATCATTCTCAAGAAGAGATATTGAGCGAGGTTGCTCGGTTCGTTTCGTCCCTGTTCGACGACTGA
- a CDS encoding ribbon-helix-helix domain-containing protein, which translates to MALKKTTVMVDEDDLRVIKEAAARQGRPESEFFREAFHIAALRARRWSGDWDVPEIGFGGPVSDNDAAVAEDHKYGPAA; encoded by the coding sequence ATGGCGTTGAAGAAGACGACAGTGATGGTCGATGAAGATGATCTGAGGGTCATCAAGGAGGCTGCTGCGAGGCAGGGGCGTCCGGAGTCGGAGTTCTTCCGGGAGGCGTTCCACATCGCGGCGCTGCGAGCGCGGCGCTGGTCGGGGGACTGGGACGTACCTGAGATCGGGTTCGGCGGGCCGGTAAGCGACAATGATGCGGCGGTGGCAGAGGATCACAAGTACGGCCCCGCTGCATGA
- a CDS encoding YafY family protein: MSDTSARLLRLLSLLQTPREWPGSELADRLQVTPRTVRRDVDRLRDLGYPVQATMGARGGYRLVAGKAMPPLLLDDEEAVAIAVGLRAAARQPVAGIAEASVRALAKLQQVLPSRLGRRVSAVAATTLPTLPATASLVDPAQLTVLAAASSANERVRFDYRNHDGNTTRRLAEPHRLVVVGRRWYLLAYDSERADWRTFRIDRITNAQHTGTRVPPRHPPADDPAAFVTAGLYDLAPVYRAVVTLALPAAQAAARLGDHAGDLLPVDDESCRWHSPEDTVDWLAVRLTLLGCDFTVHEPVELVDHLRRLGTRITRAAAPDT; this comes from the coding sequence GTGAGTGACACGTCGGCTCGCCTGCTGCGACTGCTGTCCCTGCTCCAGACGCCCCGGGAATGGCCGGGCAGCGAACTCGCCGACCGGCTGCAGGTCACCCCGCGCACCGTGCGCCGCGACGTCGATCGGCTGCGGGACCTGGGCTACCCGGTCCAGGCCACCATGGGCGCCCGCGGCGGGTACCGGCTCGTGGCGGGCAAGGCGATGCCACCGCTGCTGCTAGACGATGAGGAGGCCGTGGCCATCGCCGTCGGTCTGCGCGCGGCGGCGCGGCAGCCGGTCGCCGGCATCGCCGAGGCGTCCGTGCGAGCTCTGGCCAAGCTCCAGCAGGTGCTGCCGTCACGGCTGGGCCGCCGCGTCAGCGCCGTCGCGGCGACCACACTGCCGACGCTTCCAGCGACGGCCTCGCTTGTCGACCCCGCCCAGTTGACTGTCCTCGCGGCGGCGTCCTCGGCCAACGAACGGGTCCGGTTCGACTACCGCAACCACGACGGCAACACCACCCGGCGTCTCGCCGAGCCGCACCGGCTGGTCGTCGTCGGCCGTCGCTGGTATCTGCTCGCCTATGACAGCGAGCGCGCCGACTGGCGAACCTTCCGCATCGACCGCATCACAAACGCCCAGCACACCGGTACGCGGGTACCGCCGCGCCACCCACCAGCCGACGACCCGGCGGCGTTCGTCACCGCCGGACTCTACGACCTGGCACCGGTCTACCGGGCAGTGGTGACGCTCGCCCTGCCGGCAGCGCAGGCAGCAGCCCGACTGGGCGACCACGCCGGCGACCTGCTGCCCGTCGACGACGAATCCTGTCGGTGGCACAGCCCGGAGGACACCGTCGACTGGCTCGCCGTCCGGCTGACCCTGCTCGGCTGTGACTTCACCGTCCACGAGCCAGTCGAACTGGTCGACCACCTGCGCAGGCTCGGCACCCGGATCACTCGCGCAGCGGCCCCCGACACCTGA
- a CDS encoding VOC family protein, with product MMKVVPDGYHTVTPWMISPGTTAQLIDFVVDVFDATELARMDVGGVIGHAEVRIGDSVVMMFDKPDWPQTPAFLRLYVADDAEVLRRALERGAILVTEPTELFWGDRVSRFRDPVGHLWWIHQRVAEPTGEELNQRLNNPEFVKAMEYVQGAKFLPDR from the coding sequence ATGATGAAGGTCGTGCCCGACGGCTACCACACCGTGACCCCGTGGATGATCTCTCCCGGAACCACCGCACAGTTGATCGACTTTGTGGTGGACGTCTTCGACGCCACGGAGCTGGCCCGGATGGACGTGGGTGGGGTGATCGGCCATGCCGAGGTCCGCATCGGGGACTCGGTCGTCATGATGTTCGACAAGCCAGACTGGCCGCAGACACCGGCCTTCCTTCGCCTGTACGTCGCCGACGACGCCGAGGTGCTGCGGCGGGCCCTCGAACGCGGCGCGATACTCGTCACCGAACCGACCGAGCTCTTCTGGGGCGACCGGGTCAGCCGTTTCCGCGACCCGGTCGGCCACCTGTGGTGGATCCACCAGCGGGTGGCCGAACCGACCGGAGAAGAGCTGAATCAGCGGCTCAACAACCCCGAGTTCGTCAAGGCGATGGAGTACGTCCAGGGTGCCAAGTTCCTCCCCGACCGCTGA
- a CDS encoding MSMEG_1061 family FMN-dependent PPOX-type flavoprotein translates to MTSGLAAGAFDSLRIDAVTDLEELRRVYDLPGEAAVRKQMTELTEQTRRLIGCSSLVLVASVDAKGNCDVSPRGGPAGFVAVLDDRTVAVPDATGNKRLDTWQNVIATGRAGLMFVIPGRPTTLRVNGRACVSTRPELLSQLTAVGKPPASALVLGIDEVYPHCPKAFLRGGVWKPEQWLPADAQPTSAEVTLAQLRIPDLTIADIEQSEADALKYRYD, encoded by the coding sequence ATGACGTCAGGCCTTGCCGCTGGTGCCTTCGACTCGCTGCGGATCGACGCGGTGACCGATCTGGAGGAGTTGCGCCGGGTCTATGACCTGCCCGGCGAAGCGGCGGTGCGGAAGCAGATGACCGAGCTCACCGAGCAGACCCGGCGGCTGATCGGCTGTTCGTCGCTGGTCCTGGTCGCCAGCGTTGACGCCAAGGGCAACTGCGACGTCTCCCCGCGCGGTGGCCCGGCCGGGTTCGTCGCCGTCCTGGACGACAGGACGGTGGCGGTTCCGGACGCGACCGGCAACAAGCGCCTGGACACGTGGCAGAACGTCATCGCGACCGGACGGGCCGGACTGATGTTCGTCATCCCGGGGCGTCCCACCACGCTGCGGGTCAACGGTCGGGCCTGCGTCTCCACCCGCCCCGAGCTGCTGTCGCAGCTGACCGCCGTGGGTAAGCCGCCGGCAAGTGCGCTGGTGCTGGGGATCGACGAGGTCTACCCGCACTGTCCCAAGGCGTTTCTGCGCGGCGGGGTGTGGAAGCCGGAGCAGTGGTTGCCGGCGGACGCCCAGCCGACCTCGGCCGAGGTGACCCTGGCCCAGCTGCGGATACCGGACCTGACGATCGCCGACATCGAACAGTCGGAGGCCGACGCGCTGAAATACCGGTACGACTGA
- a CDS encoding LysR family transcriptional regulator, protein METRELRYFVAVAEELHFSRAAERLGIAQPPLSRAIQQLERRLGVTLLERDRRGVALTGAGQTLLDEARAILDASTAAARRTRRAGSAATGRLTLATKAGANHELLRKLLDAHAAEQDAAEIEVLLCGMGDQARMLRDGRADVALMQRPFDALAGFDTEDLLTEQQVAILPAGHPLAARDALTMADISGLPDLPVARWPGQDGSYEPGPGPEIHDLSQLAQLIALGRTSAVLCASSRSWLWNAHAAVPLTDAPHVTTVLAWPPHSRSRAVAGLVRTATQLH, encoded by the coding sequence CTGGAGACCCGCGAGCTGAGGTACTTCGTCGCGGTCGCCGAGGAGCTGCACTTCAGCCGGGCGGCCGAGCGGCTCGGCATCGCCCAGCCGCCGCTGTCCCGGGCGATCCAGCAGCTCGAACGACGCCTCGGGGTCACCCTGCTCGAACGCGACCGCCGCGGCGTCGCCCTCACCGGCGCCGGCCAGACACTGCTCGACGAGGCCCGCGCCATCCTCGACGCGAGCACCGCCGCCGCCCGCCGCACCCGCCGCGCCGGCTCCGCCGCGACGGGCCGCCTGACGCTGGCGACGAAGGCCGGCGCAAACCACGAGCTGCTGCGGAAGCTGCTCGACGCGCACGCCGCCGAGCAGGACGCGGCCGAGATCGAGGTGCTGCTGTGCGGCATGGGCGACCAGGCGCGGATGCTGCGTGACGGCCGCGCCGACGTGGCGCTCATGCAGCGGCCGTTCGACGCCCTCGCCGGCTTCGACACCGAGGATCTGCTGACCGAGCAGCAGGTCGCCATCCTGCCCGCCGGACATCCGCTCGCCGCGCGTGACGCGCTGACCATGGCCGACATCAGCGGCCTGCCGGATCTGCCGGTGGCCCGCTGGCCCGGTCAGGACGGCAGCTACGAACCCGGCCCCGGCCCCGAGATCCACGACCTGTCGCAGCTCGCCCAGCTGATCGCCCTCGGACGCACCTCGGCCGTCCTCTGCGCGTCCTCCCGATCGTGGCTGTGGAACGCGCACGCCGCCGTCCCGCTCACCGACGCGCCGCACGTCACCACCGTCCTCGCCTGGCCCCCGCACAGCCGCTCCCGCGCCGTCGCCGGCCTCGTCCGCACTGCCACCCAGCTTCACTAG
- a CDS encoding SDR family oxidoreductase — MSDKQTALVTGANKGLGYEIAAGLGALGYRVAVGARDKARGEAAVKTLYAAGADAFVVPLDVTSDRSVTEAAELIERQGGRLDVLVNNAGISGPTGPGWAQDPTTLDLDVVRAVVDTNVYGVIRVTNAMLPLLRRSASPRIVNISSSVGSVTWQADPDVNVGPIMAAYSPTKSYLNAVTVHYARQLAGTGILINAACPGLVATDFTGRQGRPAREAAAVAIRLATLPDGGPTGSFYNDDGVIPW; from the coding sequence ATGAGCGACAAGCAGACCGCGCTGGTTACCGGCGCGAACAAGGGACTTGGGTACGAGATCGCGGCCGGGCTGGGCGCCCTCGGCTACCGGGTGGCGGTGGGAGCCCGCGACAAGGCCCGCGGCGAGGCGGCCGTCAAGACGCTGTACGCCGCCGGAGCTGACGCGTTCGTGGTCCCGCTGGACGTCACGAGCGACCGCAGTGTCACCGAGGCCGCGGAACTGATCGAGCGGCAGGGCGGCCGGCTGGACGTGCTGGTCAACAACGCCGGCATCTCCGGGCCGACCGGACCGGGCTGGGCACAGGACCCGACCACCCTCGACCTCGACGTCGTCCGCGCCGTCGTGGACACCAACGTCTACGGCGTAATCCGGGTGACGAACGCGATGCTGCCGCTGTTGCGGCGCTCGGCCTCCCCCCGCATCGTCAACATCTCCAGCAGCGTCGGCTCGGTGACCTGGCAGGCGGACCCGGACGTCAACGTCGGGCCGATCATGGCGGCCTACTCGCCGACGAAGTCGTACCTCAATGCCGTCACCGTGCACTACGCCCGACAGCTCGCGGGCACCGGCATCCTCATCAACGCCGCCTGCCCGGGCCTGGTCGCGACCGACTTCACCGGCCGCCAGGGGCGGCCCGCCCGGGAGGCGGCGGCGGTCGCGATCCGACTCGCCACACTGCCCGACGGCGGCCCGACCGGGTCGTTCTACAACGACGACGGCGTGATCCCCTGGTGA
- a CDS encoding GNAT family N-acetyltransferase → MERVAHWIGTDAYWARGRTREVVERSFAGSVPVGLYAPDGRQVAVARVVSDRATFVWLCDVYVDRDHRGRGLGTRLAAWSVEWAQRHGIKRVVLATLDAHEVYAKAGFAPLGYPERWMEIDTRPPFG, encoded by the coding sequence ATGGAGCGGGTCGCCCACTGGATCGGCACCGACGCCTACTGGGCCAGGGGCCGGACCCGGGAGGTGGTCGAGCGGTCGTTCGCCGGTTCCGTCCCGGTGGGGCTCTACGCCCCGGACGGGCGGCAGGTCGCGGTGGCCCGCGTCGTGTCGGACCGGGCGACCTTCGTCTGGCTCTGCGACGTGTACGTCGACCGTGACCACCGGGGCCGTGGGCTGGGCACCAGGCTCGCTGCCTGGTCCGTCGAGTGGGCCCAGCGCCACGGCATCAAGCGGGTGGTGCTGGCCACCCTCGACGCGCACGAGGTGTACGCGAAGGCCGGGTTCGCGCCGCTCGGGTATCCCGAGCGTTGGATGGAGATCGACACCCGGCCGCCGTTCGGCTAG